Proteins co-encoded in one Paraburkholderia edwinii genomic window:
- the purB gene encoding adenylosuccinate lyase produces MSDTRPDTLFALTALSPLDGRYAPKTEALRDWLSEAAFMRHRVTVEIHWLIALSHAGFAEVPRFSAASEQFLLQLVERFTAHDAARIKDIERVTNHDVKAVEYWLKESVKGQPELERASEFIHFACTSEDINNTSHGLMLAGAREHVILPALRSVHQRLIALAHAQAEQPMLSRTHGQPASPTTLGKEVANVAARLARAIERIAKVELLGKMNGAVGNFNAHLSAYPEFDWEAFSRKVVEERLKLAFNPYTIQIEPHDYMAELFDAVARANTILLDLDRDVWGYISLGYFKQRTKAGEIGSSTMPHKVNPIDFENSEGNLGLANATLRHLADKLPVSRWQRDLTDSTVLRNIGVAFGYSLLAYDALIRGLDKLEVNPQRLNDDLDNCWEVLAEPVQTVMRRYGIENPYEQLKELTRGKGITRDALQTFIGGLNIPADAKERLLAMTPGSYVGKAVELAKRIG; encoded by the coding sequence ATGTCCGACACCCGCCCCGATACCCTGTTCGCGCTGACCGCGCTGTCCCCGCTCGACGGCCGCTACGCGCCGAAAACCGAAGCCCTGCGCGACTGGCTTTCGGAAGCCGCCTTCATGCGTCACCGCGTGACCGTCGAAATTCACTGGCTGATCGCGCTGTCGCACGCCGGGTTTGCCGAGGTGCCGCGTTTTTCGGCGGCATCCGAGCAATTTCTGCTGCAGCTGGTCGAGCGCTTCACGGCGCACGATGCGGCGCGCATCAAGGACATCGAGCGCGTGACGAACCACGACGTGAAGGCCGTCGAGTACTGGCTGAAGGAGTCGGTCAAGGGACAGCCCGAGCTCGAACGCGCGAGCGAGTTCATCCACTTCGCGTGCACGTCGGAAGATATCAACAATACGTCGCACGGTTTGATGCTTGCCGGTGCGCGTGAACATGTGATCCTGCCGGCGCTGCGTTCGGTGCATCAGCGGCTGATCGCGCTGGCGCATGCACAGGCGGAGCAACCGATGCTGTCCCGCACGCACGGCCAGCCAGCCAGCCCGACGACGCTCGGCAAGGAAGTGGCGAACGTGGCCGCGCGGCTCGCGCGGGCAATCGAGCGCATCGCGAAGGTCGAACTGCTCGGCAAGATGAACGGCGCGGTCGGCAACTTCAACGCGCATCTGTCTGCGTATCCGGAGTTCGACTGGGAAGCGTTCTCGCGCAAGGTCGTCGAGGAGCGGCTGAAGCTGGCGTTCAACCCGTACACCATCCAGATCGAGCCGCACGACTATATGGCGGAACTGTTCGACGCGGTCGCACGCGCGAACACGATCCTGCTCGATCTCGATCGCGACGTGTGGGGCTATATCTCGCTCGGCTACTTCAAGCAGAGGACGAAGGCGGGTGAAATCGGTTCGTCGACGATGCCGCACAAGGTCAACCCGATCGACTTCGAAAACTCCGAGGGCAATCTCGGGCTCGCGAACGCTACGCTGCGCCACCTCGCGGACAAACTGCCGGTGTCGCGCTGGCAGCGTGACCTGACCGATTCGACGGTGCTGCGCAATATCGGCGTCGCGTTCGGTTACTCGCTGCTGGCATACGATGCGCTGATTCGCGGTCTCGACAAGCTCGAAGTCAATCCGCAGCGCCTGAACGACGATCTCGACAATTGCTGGGAAGTGCTGGCCGAGCCGGTGCAGACCGTGATGCGTCGATATGGAATCGAAAACCCGTATGAGCAGCTGAAGGAGTTGACGCGCGGCAAGGGCATTACGCGCGACGCGCTGCAGACGTTTATCGGCGGGTTGAATATTCCGGCGGATGCGAAAGAGCGGCTGCTTGCGATGACGCCGGGCTCTTATGTCGGGAAGGCGGTGGAGTTGGCGAAGCGGATTGGTTAA
- a CDS encoding glutamate/aspartate ABC transporter substrate-binding protein: protein MKVKKAALLLATVGLFSGLFTAGAQAQDAGTLKKIKDTGVISLGHRESSIPFSYYDDKQNVVGYSQEFALKVVEAVKVKLNMPNLKVKLTPVTSQNRIPLVQNGTIDLECGSTTNNLERQQQVAFSNTIFVIGTRLMTKKDSGIKDFPDLKGKTVVTTAGTTSERLLRKMNQDKDMGMNIISAKDHGESFLTLSTGRAAAFMMDDALLAGERAKSNNPNDFVIVGTPQSHEAYGCMLRKNDPEFKKVVDDAIAKLETSGDANPIYKKWFESPIPPKGLNLNFPESDDIKALYKSPNDKAID, encoded by the coding sequence ATGAAGGTTAAAAAAGCTGCACTGCTTCTCGCGACTGTCGGACTGTTTTCGGGTTTGTTCACGGCGGGCGCTCAGGCGCAGGACGCCGGCACGCTGAAGAAGATCAAGGACACGGGCGTTATCTCGCTGGGTCACCGCGAATCGTCGATTCCCTTTTCGTACTATGACGATAAGCAGAATGTGGTCGGTTACTCGCAGGAATTCGCGCTCAAGGTAGTCGAGGCCGTCAAGGTGAAGCTGAATATGCCGAACCTGAAGGTGAAGCTCACGCCGGTGACGTCGCAAAACCGCATTCCGCTCGTGCAGAACGGCACGATCGACCTCGAGTGCGGCTCGACCACGAACAACCTTGAGCGCCAGCAGCAGGTCGCATTCTCGAACACGATCTTCGTGATCGGTACGCGCCTGATGACGAAGAAAGACTCCGGCATCAAGGACTTCCCGGACCTGAAGGGCAAGACGGTCGTGACGACGGCCGGCACCACGTCCGAGCGCCTGCTTCGCAAGATGAATCAGGACAAGGACATGGGCATGAACATCATCAGCGCGAAGGATCACGGCGAATCGTTCCTGACGCTGTCGACGGGCCGTGCCGCCGCGTTCATGATGGACGACGCGCTGCTCGCAGGCGAGCGCGCGAAGTCGAACAACCCGAACGACTTCGTGATCGTCGGCACGCCGCAATCGCATGAAGCGTACGGCTGCATGCTGCGCAAGAACGATCCGGAATTCAAGAAGGTGGTCGACGATGCGATCGCGAAGCTCGAAACGTCGGGCGACGCCAATCCGATCTACAAGAAGTGGTTCGAATCGCCGATTCCGCCGAAGGGCCTGAACCTGAACTTCCCGGAAAGCGACGATATCAAGGCTCTGTACAAGAGCCCGAACGACAAGGCAATCGACTAA
- a CDS encoding MurR/RpiR family transcriptional regulator — MMLSQVEAMRDQLRPSERKLADYVIEAPREVLDLSMTEVAARAGVSQPTIARFCHALGFSGFREFKIRLAQGIAADVPAVYRDVRPDEPAPGVAAKVLDRTIGALIQVRNNLSSDSVAAAIDVLAHARRIEFYGAGGSGVAALDMQHKFFRLGMPSVAYSDPHTFLMSAALLGKGDVVVAISNTGRTRDIIDAAKSALAAGAKVIAVTHGNSPLARIASIGLFANVDEDTDIFSPMTSRTSHLAIGDILAVGVALQRGPELAEKLAGAKDLITRRRVGPEG, encoded by the coding sequence ATGATGTTGTCCCAGGTGGAAGCGATGCGCGACCAGTTGCGCCCATCCGAACGCAAGCTCGCCGACTACGTGATCGAGGCGCCGCGCGAAGTGCTCGATCTGTCGATGACGGAAGTCGCGGCGCGCGCGGGCGTGAGCCAGCCGACAATCGCGCGCTTCTGCCATGCGCTCGGCTTTTCGGGCTTCCGCGAGTTCAAGATCCGGCTGGCACAGGGTATTGCAGCCGACGTGCCTGCGGTCTATCGCGACGTGCGTCCGGACGAGCCGGCGCCGGGCGTCGCGGCAAAAGTACTCGACCGGACCATCGGCGCGCTGATCCAGGTGCGCAACAACCTGTCGTCGGACAGCGTCGCGGCGGCAATCGACGTGCTCGCGCACGCGCGCCGGATCGAGTTCTACGGTGCGGGCGGCTCGGGCGTCGCCGCGCTCGATATGCAGCACAAGTTTTTCCGGCTAGGCATGCCGAGCGTCGCCTATTCGGATCCGCATACGTTTTTGATGTCAGCCGCGCTGCTGGGCAAAGGCGACGTGGTGGTCGCGATTTCGAACACGGGACGCACGCGCGACATCATCGATGCGGCGAAATCGGCGCTTGCCGCAGGCGCGAAAGTGATCGCGGTCACGCACGGCAATTCGCCGCTCGCGCGAATCGCCTCGATTGGACTCTTTGCGAACGTCGATGAAGACACAGATATTTTTTCGCCGATGACGTCGCGTACCTCGCATCTCGCGATCGGCGACATTCTGGCGGTCGGCGTCGCGTTGCAGCGCGGGCCGGAGCTGGCGGAGAAACTGGCGGGCGCGAAGGATCTGATTACGCGCCGGCGGGTTGGGCCGGAAGGCTAA
- a CDS encoding Glu/Leu/Phe/Val family dehydrogenase, with amino-acid sequence MSSQSKFETSPEALPSYLHKDDLGPWGNYLRQVDRVAPYLGTQSRWIETLKRPKRILIVDVPIELDNGTVAHFEGYRVQHNVSRGPGKGGVRYHQDVTLSEVMALSAWMSVKNAAVNVPYGGAKGGIRVDPRKLSRGELERMTRRYTSEIGIIIGPNTDIPAPDVNTNEQIMAWMMDTYSMNQGQTATGVVTGKPITLGGSLGRREATGRGVFVVGCEAARRTGVSIEGARIAVQGFGNVGGIAARLFQEAGAKIVAVQDHTGTLHKSTGIDAGALLEHVAKTGGIGGFREADTIASDDFWSIESDILIPAALENQITEKNAPKIRTKIVVEGANGPTTTAADDILHDKGVLVIPDVVANAGGVTVSYFEWVQDFSSFFWTENEINERLERVMREAFAAVWQVADEQKVSVRTAAFIVACKRILMAREMRGLYP; translated from the coding sequence ATGTCATCCCAATCGAAGTTCGAAACATCGCCGGAAGCATTGCCCTCCTATCTGCATAAAGACGACCTCGGCCCGTGGGGCAACTATCTGCGCCAGGTCGACCGCGTCGCACCGTACCTCGGTACCCAATCGCGCTGGATCGAGACGCTGAAGCGTCCCAAGCGCATCCTGATCGTCGATGTACCGATTGAACTCGATAACGGCACGGTTGCCCATTTCGAAGGCTACCGTGTGCAGCACAACGTATCGCGTGGTCCCGGCAAGGGCGGCGTGCGTTATCACCAGGATGTGACGCTGTCGGAAGTCATGGCGCTGTCCGCCTGGATGTCGGTAAAGAATGCGGCCGTCAATGTGCCGTACGGCGGCGCGAAGGGCGGCATCCGCGTCGACCCGCGCAAGCTGTCGCGTGGCGAACTCGAGCGCATGACGCGCCGCTACACGAGCGAAATCGGCATCATCATCGGGCCGAACACCGATATTCCCGCGCCGGACGTGAACACGAACGAGCAGATCATGGCGTGGATGATGGACACGTACTCGATGAACCAGGGCCAGACGGCCACGGGCGTGGTGACCGGCAAGCCGATCACGCTCGGCGGGTCGCTCGGCCGCCGCGAAGCGACGGGCCGCGGCGTGTTCGTGGTCGGCTGCGAAGCGGCGCGGCGCACCGGCGTGTCGATCGAAGGCGCGCGCATCGCGGTGCAGGGCTTCGGCAATGTCGGCGGTATCGCGGCGCGGCTCTTCCAGGAGGCGGGGGCAAAAATCGTCGCCGTGCAGGACCACACGGGCACCCTGCATAAATCGACCGGCATCGATGCGGGCGCGCTGCTCGAGCACGTTGCGAAGACCGGCGGTATCGGCGGCTTCCGTGAAGCGGACACCATTGCCAGCGACGACTTCTGGTCCATCGAATCGGACATCCTGATTCCGGCCGCGCTCGAAAACCAGATCACCGAGAAGAACGCGCCGAAAATTCGCACGAAAATCGTCGTGGAAGGCGCAAACGGCCCGACCACGACCGCGGCCGACGACATCCTGCACGACAAGGGCGTGCTCGTCATTCCCGATGTGGTCGCGAATGCGGGCGGCGTGACCGTCTCGTACTTCGAATGGGTGCAGGATTTCTCGAGCTTCTTCTGGACCGAGAACGAGATCAACGAGCGGCTCGAGCGCGTCATGCGCGAGGCATTTGCCGCGGTCTGGCAGGTCGCGGATGAGCAGAAGGTCTCGGTGCGCACCGCGGCGTTTATCGTCGCGTGCAAACGGATTCTGATGGCGCGCGAGATGCGCGGGCTTTACCCCTGA
- the edd gene encoding phosphogluconate dehydratase, with the protein MVSPHSQLMKVTRRVIERSQSTRDAYLARIEQAQGHFPARGALSCANLAHGFAGLEGNDKFAIKTIAQPNIGIVSSYNEMLSAHAPYKTFPDIIKAAARENGGVAQFAGGVPAMCDGITQGNAGMELSLFSREVIAMSTAVALTHNMFDAALCLGVCDKIVPGLMIGALQFGHLPTIFVPAGPMTSGLSNDDKAKIRQQFATGGCDRGALLEAEAAAYHSHGTCTFYGTANSNQMLMEVMGMHLPGSAFVHPHTPLRDALTAQAARRVLDLTVDRGHYMPIGHVVDEKAVVNGIVALLATGGSTNHTLHLVAIARAAGIIIDWDDFDTLSQAVPLLAKVYPNGKADVNHFHAAGGVAFLVRNLLEGGLLHEDVNTVAGKGLSHYTQEPKLIDGKLTWVPGAHESHDTKVLRSIKEPFQPDGGLRLMQGKLGRGVIKISAVAHEHRAVKAPAIVFDSQEAVQEAFDNGELKRDFVAVVRFQGARANGMPELHRLTPLLGVLQDQGFHVALVTDGRMSGASGKVPAVIHVSPEALLQGPLGKVRTGDTIVIDAEAGVLDIEIDAAEWEARPLAVCHHQAENEVGFGRELFGVFRAAAAPAELGASVFGPLVGEAAHYDGAQASGHGHGAKAGASASTDHEAKKHASAQATHAQSSHAMHK; encoded by the coding sequence ATGGTTTCCCCGCATTCGCAATTGATGAAGGTCACGCGTCGCGTGATCGAGCGCAGCCAATCGACTCGCGACGCCTATCTGGCGCGCATCGAGCAGGCGCAGGGTCATTTCCCGGCGCGCGGCGCGCTGTCGTGCGCGAACCTCGCGCACGGTTTCGCCGGCCTCGAAGGCAACGACAAGTTCGCGATCAAGACGATCGCTCAGCCGAACATCGGCATCGTGTCCTCGTACAACGAGATGTTGTCCGCGCACGCGCCGTATAAAACATTCCCCGACATCATCAAAGCCGCCGCGCGCGAAAACGGCGGCGTCGCGCAGTTCGCGGGCGGCGTGCCCGCGATGTGCGACGGCATCACGCAAGGCAACGCGGGCATGGAACTGTCGCTCTTTTCGCGCGAAGTCATCGCGATGAGCACAGCCGTTGCGCTCACGCACAACATGTTCGATGCGGCGCTATGTCTTGGCGTGTGCGACAAGATCGTGCCGGGCCTGATGATCGGCGCGTTGCAGTTCGGCCACTTGCCGACCATCTTCGTGCCGGCCGGCCCGATGACGAGCGGCCTGTCGAACGACGACAAGGCCAAGATCCGCCAGCAGTTCGCGACCGGTGGCTGCGATCGCGGCGCGCTGCTCGAGGCGGAAGCGGCCGCGTACCACAGCCACGGCACCTGCACGTTCTACGGCACCGCCAACAGCAATCAGATGCTGATGGAAGTGATGGGCATGCATCTGCCCGGCTCGGCGTTCGTGCATCCGCATACGCCGCTGCGCGATGCGCTGACCGCGCAGGCCGCCCGCCGCGTGCTCGATCTCACGGTCGATCGCGGCCACTACATGCCGATCGGTCATGTGGTCGACGAGAAGGCGGTTGTGAACGGCATCGTGGCGTTGCTCGCAACCGGTGGTTCGACGAACCACACGCTGCACCTCGTCGCGATCGCGCGCGCGGCGGGCATCATCATCGATTGGGATGACTTCGACACGCTGTCGCAAGCCGTGCCGCTGCTCGCGAAGGTCTATCCGAACGGCAAGGCCGACGTGAATCACTTCCATGCGGCCGGCGGCGTGGCGTTCCTCGTGCGCAATCTGCTCGAAGGCGGTCTGCTGCACGAAGATGTGAACACCGTCGCGGGCAAGGGCCTCTCGCACTACACGCAGGAGCCGAAGCTGATCGACGGCAAGCTGACGTGGGTGCCGGGCGCGCACGAAAGCCACGACACGAAGGTGCTGCGCAGTATCAAGGAGCCGTTCCAGCCCGACGGCGGCCTGCGTCTGATGCAAGGCAAGCTCGGCCGCGGCGTGATCAAGATTTCCGCGGTTGCGCACGAGCATCGCGCGGTGAAAGCGCCCGCGATAGTGTTCGACTCGCAGGAAGCCGTGCAGGAAGCATTCGATAACGGCGAACTGAAGCGCGATTTCGTCGCGGTCGTGCGCTTCCAGGGCGCGCGTGCAAACGGTATGCCCGAGCTGCATCGTTTGACGCCGTTGCTCGGCGTGCTGCAGGATCAGGGTTTCCATGTGGCGCTCGTCACCGATGGCCGTATGTCCGGTGCATCGGGCAAGGTGCCCGCGGTGATTCACGTATCGCCTGAAGCGTTATTGCAAGGCCCGCTCGGCAAGGTGCGCACCGGCGACACGATCGTGATCGACGCGGAAGCCGGCGTGCTCGACATCGAGATCGACGCAGCCGAATGGGAGGCGCGTCCGCTTGCCGTGTGCCACCACCAGGCGGAAAACGAAGTGGGCTTCGGTCGCGAGCTGTTCGGCGTGTTCCGCGCGGCGGCGGCGCCGGCAGAGCTCGGCGCATCGGTGTTCGGTCCGCTCGTCGGCGAAGCCGCGCATTACGACGGCGCACAAGCAAGCGGCCACGGCCACGGCGCGAAGGCGGGCGCTTCAGCATCGACAGACCACGAGGCGAAAAAGCACGCCTCTGCACAAGCCACGCACGCGCAATCCAGCCACGCAATGCACAAGTAA
- a CDS encoding GntP family permease has protein sequence MEAVHGSMLLVYGVIAIAVLILMITRFKVYPFLVLIIVSLLLGLAAGMPAGSIVKSFETGNGNTLGHIAIVVGLGTMLGKMMAESGGAERIATTLIRWFGEKNIHWAMMFVAIIVGLPVFFEVGFVLLIPIAFNVAKRTGKSLLLIGLPMVAGLSVVHGLIPPHPAALLAVQAYHADIGRTIVYGLIVGVPTAIVAGPLFALLIHRHITLPENNPLAAQFIAKFDDQSGDHDKKREECDLPGFGVTLFTILLPVILMLIGSWADLVTTPKTLANDLLHFIGNTDVALLIAVLVSFWTFGAQRGFNREQIQKFCGECLAPIAGITLIVGAGGGFGRVLMDSGISKQIVDTATSAHLSPLLLGWLVAALIRLATGSATVAMTTACGIVAPIASAGAVAVKPELLVLATGSGSLIFSHVNDGGFWLIKEYFGMTVGQTFKTWSLCETIISVLGLGLTFALAAVL, from the coding sequence ATGGAAGCTGTCCACGGCAGCATGCTGCTGGTCTACGGCGTGATCGCGATCGCAGTTCTGATCCTGATGATCACGCGCTTCAAGGTCTATCCATTCCTCGTCCTGATCATCGTTTCCTTGCTGCTCGGGCTCGCTGCCGGTATGCCGGCCGGGTCGATCGTCAAATCGTTCGAAACGGGCAACGGCAATACGCTTGGGCATATCGCGATCGTCGTCGGCCTCGGCACGATGCTTGGCAAGATGATGGCCGAATCGGGCGGCGCCGAGCGCATCGCCACCACGCTAATTCGCTGGTTCGGCGAAAAGAACATTCACTGGGCGATGATGTTCGTCGCGATCATCGTCGGTTTGCCGGTGTTCTTCGAAGTGGGCTTCGTGCTGCTGATTCCGATTGCCTTCAACGTTGCGAAGCGCACGGGCAAATCGCTGCTGCTGATCGGCCTGCCGATGGTCGCGGGTTTGTCGGTCGTGCACGGGCTGATTCCGCCGCACCCGGCCGCCTTGCTCGCGGTGCAGGCGTATCACGCGGATATCGGCAGAACGATTGTGTATGGGTTGATCGTCGGTGTGCCGACGGCGATCGTTGCCGGGCCGCTATTCGCGTTGCTGATTCACCGTCACATCACGTTGCCGGAAAACAATCCGCTCGCTGCACAGTTCATCGCGAAGTTCGACGATCAGAGCGGTGATCATGACAAGAAGCGTGAAGAGTGCGACTTGCCGGGTTTCGGTGTCACACTCTTCACGATCCTGCTGCCGGTCATCCTGATGCTGATCGGCAGCTGGGCCGATCTTGTCACGACGCCGAAGACGCTCGCGAATGATCTGTTGCACTTCATCGGCAATACGGATGTCGCGCTGCTGATCGCGGTGCTCGTCAGCTTCTGGACGTTCGGTGCGCAGCGCGGCTTCAATCGCGAGCAGATCCAGAAATTTTGCGGTGAATGTCTCGCGCCGATCGCGGGGATCACGCTGATCGTCGGAGCGGGCGGCGGGTTCGGCCGCGTGCTGATGGATAGCGGTATTTCGAAGCAGATCGTCGACACGGCGACGTCCGCGCATCTGTCGCCGCTGTTGCTCGGATGGTTGGTGGCCGCGCTGATTCGCCTCGCGACCGGTTCCGCAACCGTCGCGATGACGACGGCCTGCGGCATCGTCGCGCCGATCGCGTCCGCGGGTGCGGTCGCCGTCAAGCCGGAACTGCTTGTGCTCGCAACCGGCTCAGGCTCTCTGATTTTCTCGCACGTCAACGATGGCGGCTTCTGGCTGATCAAGGAGTATTTCGGAATGACGGTCGGTCAAACGTTCAAGACGTGGTCGCTGTGCGAGACCATCATTTCGGTGCTAGGTTTGGGACTAACCTTCGCATTGGCGGCCGTCCTGTAA
- the eda gene encoding bifunctional 4-hydroxy-2-oxoglutarate aldolase/2-dehydro-3-deoxy-phosphogluconate aldolase — protein MTSKTVSDIVRLGPVIPVLAFDSVEQGEHVSRALHAGGVKVLEITLRTESGLKAIERASQLAEDIVVGVGTITRPEQCALAKKAGAQFGVSPGLTKDMHKAAQDAGLPLLPGVMTPTDIIVALELGYEIVKFFPAQQAGGVPMLQAFHGPFPTLKFCPTGGITAESAPNFLALPNVVCVGGSWLTPKAALAAQNWDEVTRLARAATALAAH, from the coding sequence ATGACGTCAAAGACAGTAAGCGACATCGTTCGGCTGGGCCCCGTCATTCCGGTGCTCGCATTCGATTCGGTCGAGCAGGGCGAGCACGTGTCGCGTGCGTTGCATGCGGGCGGCGTAAAAGTGCTCGAAATCACGCTGCGCACCGAATCGGGTTTGAAAGCGATCGAGCGCGCAAGCCAGCTGGCGGAAGATATCGTCGTCGGTGTCGGCACGATCACGAGGCCCGAGCAATGCGCGCTGGCGAAGAAAGCCGGTGCGCAGTTCGGTGTGTCGCCGGGACTCACGAAAGACATGCACAAGGCCGCGCAGGATGCCGGACTGCCGCTGCTGCCCGGCGTGATGACGCCGACCGACATCATCGTCGCGCTCGAACTCGGCTATGAGATCGTGAAGTTTTTCCCCGCGCAGCAAGCAGGCGGCGTGCCGATGCTGCAAGCGTTTCACGGTCCGTTCCCGACGCTCAAGTTCTGTCCGACCGGCGGCATCACGGCTGAATCGGCGCCGAATTTTCTCGCGCTGCCGAACGTGGTCTGCGTCGGCGGCTCGTGGCTCACGCCGAAGGCCGCGCTCGCGGCGCAGAACTGGGATGAAGTGACGCGTCTTGCACGTGCCGCGACCGCGCTCGCCGCACATTGA
- a CDS encoding LysR substrate-binding domain-containing protein, producing the protein MELKWLEDFVSLAETRSFSRSAELRHVTQPAFSRRIQALEAWLGTELIDRSVYPTRLTNAGQVFYEQALAMLSQFHEARTLLRGHTATPAATIEFAVPHTLSLTYFPRWLQRIEAQLGPIHTRLRALNVHDAVLSLVEGGCDVVMGYHHPSHPVALDPARYDMLTLGHEPISPFSAPGRAGRARHTLPGTPDAPAPYLSYTPNAYLGRMTEVIISNAPQRLYLDRVYETDMAEGLKAMALAGHGIAFLPHSAVEDAVADGRLIRLDRATRGSGTLGQFTLTMEIRLYRDKLAVQGDDPRHTLIRALWDVVEAELAQDAS; encoded by the coding sequence ATGGAACTGAAATGGCTCGAAGACTTCGTGTCGCTCGCGGAAACCCGCAGCTTCAGCCGCTCCGCTGAACTGCGGCACGTCACGCAGCCGGCATTTTCGCGCCGCATCCAGGCGCTCGAAGCGTGGCTCGGCACGGAGCTGATCGACCGCTCGGTGTATCCGACGCGTCTGACCAACGCCGGCCAGGTGTTCTACGAGCAGGCGCTCGCGATGCTGTCGCAGTTCCACGAAGCGCGCACGCTGTTGCGCGGCCACACGGCGACGCCCGCCGCGACGATCGAATTCGCGGTGCCGCATACGCTATCGCTTACGTACTTTCCGCGCTGGCTGCAGCGCATCGAGGCGCAACTCGGGCCGATCCATACGCGCTTGCGCGCCCTCAACGTACACGATGCGGTGTTGTCGCTCGTCGAAGGCGGTTGCGATGTCGTCATGGGTTATCACCATCCGAGCCATCCGGTCGCGCTCGATCCGGCCCGTTACGACATGTTGACGCTCGGCCACGAGCCGATCAGTCCTTTCTCGGCGCCGGGCCGCGCGGGGCGCGCGCGTCACACGCTGCCGGGCACGCCGGATGCGCCCGCACCATACCTGTCGTATACGCCGAACGCCTATCTGGGTCGCATGACCGAGGTGATTATCTCGAACGCGCCCCAGCGTCTGTATCTCGACCGTGTGTACGAGACCGACATGGCGGAAGGACTGAAAGCGATGGCGCTGGCCGGACACGGCATCGCATTTCTTCCGCATAGCGCCGTCGAAGACGCGGTCGCCGACGGCCGCCTGATCCGGCTGGACCGCGCGACGCGCGGCAGCGGCACGTTAGGCCAGTTCACGTTGACAATGGAGATCCGCCTCTATCGCGACAAGCTCGCCGTACAAGGCGACGATCCGCGGCATACGCTGATCCGGGCGCTGTGGGACGTGGTAGAGGCTGAGTTGGCGCAAGACGCCAGCTGA
- a CDS encoding gluconokinase — MILIAMGVSGAGKTRIGELLAERLHCDFTDGDAFHSAANKAKMHKGIPLTDDDRWPWLKTIRAAIEEKQHAHETAVFTCSSLKRAYRDILRAGDKDVCFVYLKGTREVLQERLSTRTGHFFDPSLLQSQLETLEEPNEDEAITVSIDLTPEQIVDEVIDRLKMR; from the coding sequence ATGATTCTGATTGCGATGGGCGTGTCGGGCGCCGGCAAAACGCGGATTGGCGAGTTGCTCGCCGAGCGGTTGCATTGCGACTTCACCGATGGCGACGCGTTTCACAGCGCGGCGAACAAGGCGAAGATGCACAAAGGCATTCCACTGACCGACGACGACCGCTGGCCGTGGCTGAAGACAATACGCGCGGCGATCGAAGAAAAGCAGCATGCGCACGAGACGGCGGTGTTCACGTGCTCGTCGCTCAAACGCGCGTATCGCGACATCTTGCGCGCGGGTGACAAGGATGTGTGCTTTGTCTATCTGAAGGGAACGCGCGAAGTACTGCAGGAGCGGTTGTCGACTCGTACCGGGCACTTCTTCGACCCGTCGCTATTGCAGAGCCAGCTCGAGACGCTCGAAGAGCCGAACGAAGATGAAGCGATTACGGTGAGTATCGATCTGACGCCGGAGCAGATTGTCGATGAGGTGATTGATCGGCTGAAGATGCGTTAG
- a CDS encoding amino acid ABC transporter permease yields the protein MSYHWNWGILLSPVSTGEPTTYLGWLMSGFWVTIVVSLSAWVIALIVGSLFGVLRTVPNKTLSAIGTTYVAIFRNIPLIVQFFTWYLVIPELLPVSMGTWFKQLPPTAQFFSSSIICLGLFTAARVCEQVRSGINALPRGQRAAGLAMGFTQWQTYRYVLLPVAYRIIVPPLTSEFLNIFKNSAVASTIGLLELSAQARQLVDYTSQAYESFIAVTVAYMVINLIVMQLMRILEHKTRLPGYIGGK from the coding sequence ATGTCCTATCACTGGAACTGGGGCATTCTGCTAAGTCCGGTTTCCACGGGCGAGCCGACTACCTATCTTGGCTGGCTGATGTCCGGCTTCTGGGTGACGATCGTCGTTTCGCTGTCGGCATGGGTGATCGCACTGATCGTCGGTTCGCTGTTCGGCGTGCTGCGCACCGTACCGAACAAAACGCTTTCCGCGATCGGCACCACGTATGTCGCGATCTTCCGCAACATCCCGCTGATCGTCCAGTTTTTCACCTGGTATCTCGTGATACCGGAGTTGCTGCCTGTATCGATGGGCACCTGGTTCAAGCAGTTGCCACCGACCGCGCAGTTCTTCTCATCGTCGATTATCTGTCTGGGTCTCTTCACCGCCGCGCGCGTCTGCGAACAGGTGCGTTCGGGCATCAACGCGCTGCCGCGGGGCCAGCGCGCCGCCGGCCTCGCGATGGGCTTCACGCAATGGCAGACCTATCGCTATGTGCTGTTGCCGGTTGCGTACCGCATCATCGTGCCGCCGCTTACGTCCGAGTTTCTGAATATCTTCAAGAATTCCGCGGTGGCGTCGACAATCGGTCTGCTCGAACTTTCGGCGCAGGCGCGGCAGCTCGTCGATTACACCTCGCAGGCGTATGAGTCGTTTATCGCGGTGACAGTCGCGTATATGGTGATCAACCTGATCGTGATGCAGTTGATGCGCATCCTCGAACACAAGACCCGCCTGCCGGGCTATATCGGAGGCAAGTGA